The DNA region ATTGCGCCATCAGGGAACTGGTTTAAAAAACCTTTTGGGTCTCTAGAGGCAAAATTTCGATCTTCGATACTTTCTAAATTGGTATATTTCATATCGGGGAAAAGCATTTTGCGGAAGGTTGTTTTCCCTGACTGGCGTGGGCCTGTAATTGTGACGACTGGGTACTGTTTTGAGTACTGAAGGATTTTAGGAGCGACATCTCTATCTATCATGGCTGGGAGTCTTTAATTGTTAATTTGGTGCTATTCATGATTCCAACCAATGAAGATGTCTCTTGGCGCAGTTGAACCACGAAAAACACAAAAACAAAGATTAATCTTTTGTGTGTGCCTTTCGTGGTTCATTTGGTAGGTTGGGTAGAGTTCTGCGAAACCCAACATTTACAGATGCAAGAAAACTCGATCAACTTGATTCTGGCTGGATTCTTGAGGAACTTCGTGTCCCTTCTCGGGAATATGATCGAGTCGTTGAATGGAAATAGAAAAGAAGAATATAGTATTTGAATAAAATTATCCTGGTTCGGTTGTGCCAGGCTTAAAGCTTGGAACCTTGAGAAAAAGAGGTGGTGACCGGTCGTCGTATAACTACGATACCACTCGGTTGCCGCCTCTTTTTTTTGTTTTTGCCACGAACACACACAGACTCACACGGAAAAAATATATATAATCTGGCGGGGTTTAGCTCAGTGTGTGTTGGTCTGTTTTACCGGACTTAAAGCTTGGAACCTTGAGGGAAAGAGGCGGTGACCATGTGGTTGCCGCCTCTTTTTTTTGTTTTTGCCACGGATCCACAGGAACACATCTGAACGGGTGTGGTCGAGATTTGGGTTGACCAGAAAATTATCTCGACTATAATGGGGTTGACCGGAAAATTGTCCTATTTTCTTGCAGGTGTATATATGGAAAGGTATTTGACCCCCAACATTATTGACGATTTAAAGCAAAAGATGGTGTTTGTCGGTGGGCCAAGGCAGGTTGGCAAAACGACTCTTGCCTTAGATATTTTAGGTGGAGATGAAACAGATCCGGCCTATTTGAACTGGGACTATCTGGGAGATAAAAAAGACCTCATAAAGGGTAAACTCCCGGTGAATGCTCCTCTTGTCGTTCTTGATGAGATTCACAAATATAGAGAATGGCGGAATCTTGTTAAGGGGTTTTATGATAAAAATAAGTCGAAAATTTCTTTTCTTGTGACGGGTTCTGCCAGGTTGGATTATTACCGTAAAGGCGGGGATTCTTTGCAGGGCCGGTATCATTATTACAGGCTGCACCCTTTTTCTTTGTATGAGCTTAACCGGGCACCATCAAAAAATGATCTTGATGCCCTTATGCATTTTGGCGGTTTTCCTGAACCGTTTCTTGGCCAATCAGAAAAAGGATGGAAGCGGTGGCAGCGAGAGCGTCTATCCCGTGTTATTATGGAAGATCTTGTGTCTTTGGAGCAGGTTAAAGAAATTAGCCAGCTGGAGGTCCTTGCTCTGTTGTTGCAGGAAAAAGTGGCCTCTCTTCTCTCCATTAATTCTCTTCGTGAGGATCTTTCAGCCTCCCATGAGGCTGTGGATCGGTGGGTCACGATTTTTGAAAACATTTATTATTGTTTCCGAATCAGACCGTATGGCTCAAAAAAAATAAACGCCCTGAAGAAGGATAGAAAATTATTCCTCTGGGACTGGTCTCTTTGTGTGCATGAAGGTGCAAGGTTCGAAAATCTGGTTGCAGCTAATCTCTTGAAGTATTGCCATTTTGTGGAGGATACAAGCGGAGAGGCTATGGAGCTTTGCTATTTGAGAGACAAGAACAAGAGAGAAATTGATTTCGTGGTTTTGAAAAATAATCAGCCTGTTTTTGCTGTTGAATTTAAGACAGGTGAGGGAGATGTGAGCAAGAATATTTCATACTTTTAT from Desulfobulbaceae bacterium includes:
- a CDS encoding AAA family ATPase translates to MIDRDVAPKILQYSKQYPVVTITGPRQSGKTTFRKMLFPDMKYTNLESIEDRNFASRDPKGFLNQFPDGAIIDEAQRVPDLISYIQVDVDSSKKNGKFIITGSQNFELINTISQSSSVYSMEETKQEDRNK
- a CDS encoding ATP-binding protein; translation: MGLTGKLSYFLAGVYMERYLTPNIIDDLKQKMVFVGGPRQVGKTTLALDILGGDETDPAYLNWDYLGDKKDLIKGKLPVNAPLVVLDEIHKYREWRNLVKGFYDKNKSKISFLVTGSARLDYYRKGGDSLQGRYHYYRLHPFSLYELNRAPSKNDLDALMHFGGFPEPFLGQSEKGWKRWQRERLSRVIMEDLVSLEQVKEISQLEVLALLLQEKVASLLSINSLREDLSASHEAVDRWVTIFENIYYCFRIRPYGSKKINALKKDRKLFLWDWSLCVHEGARFENLVAANLLKYCHFVEDTSGEAMELCYLRDKNKREIDFVVLKNNQPVFAVEFKTGEGDVSKNISYFY